A DNA window from Panthera tigris isolate Pti1 chromosome X, P.tigris_Pti1_mat1.1, whole genome shotgun sequence contains the following coding sequences:
- the APLN gene encoding apelin encodes MNLRRCVQALLLLWLSLTAACGGPLLQPSDGNGLEEGNVRHLVQPRGSRNGPGPWQGGRRKFRRQRPRLSHKGPMPF; translated from the exons ATGAATCTGCGGCGGTGCGTGCAGGCGCTCCTGCTGCTCTGGCTCTCCCTGACCGCGGCGTGTGGAG GGCCCCTGCTGCAGCCTTCTGATGGGAATGGGCTGGAGGAAGGCAATGTCCGCCACCTGGTACAGCCCAGAGGGTCGAGGAACGGACCAGGGCCATGGCAGGGAGGTCGGAGGAAATTCCGCCGCCAGCGGCCGCGCCTCTCCCACAAGGGCCCCATGCCTTTCTGA